GCTCCACGAGAAGGTCAGCTGTGCGAGCTCGTAGCCGGGGCCGCCCCGGAGCAGCCAGAAGCCGAAGATGCCGATTGGGAGCGCGAGCGCGGCGGCGGCGACCAGCGCGGGCAGCGCCATCGCGGGGTAGCGCCACGCGCCGAGGTCGAGTTCGGCCGCGCCGCGGTTGCCGCGACTGGCGTAGGCGCCCGAATCGTCGGCGCCGATCGCCGACTCGGCGGCGAGGATGACGCCGGTGACTGCGAGCAACTGCAGCGACAAAAGCGCGGCGTACCCGCCCATGCCCGCCCGGTGGCGGCTGTAGATGAACTGCGTGTACACCTCGAGGTTCATGAAGTTCGGCGTCCCGAAGTCCGCGAGGGTGTACAGCGCGACCAGCAGCGCGCCCGCGGCGATCCCCGGGAGGATCTGCGGGAGCGTCACCCGGCGGAACGCCGCCAGCCGCCCGCAGTTGAGCGTCCGGGCCGCCTCGACCAGCGACGCGTCCAGCGACAGCAGCGACGCGCGCGTGGTGAGGAAGATGTACGGGTAGGTGTACAGCGTGAGGACGACCGCGGCCCCGACGAACCCTTCGAGAGCCGGGAGCGGAACGCCCAGCGCCTCAGAGAGCGGGCCCGAGGGGCCAAAGGCGGATATCGCGGCGAACGCGCCGAGGTAGCTCGGGACCGCCAGCGGCAGGGCGATCAGCACCGTCCAGAACCGGCGGAACGGGATGGACGCCTGGACGGTCAGCACCGCCAGCGGGACGCCGATCGCGACCCCGCCGACGGTGACGACGGCGACGAGCGCGACGCTGCGAACGAGCACCGCGAGCGTCTCCGAGGCGACGAGAAAGTCGAGCGCCTCGCCGCCGAGCCCGGCGGCGTCGACGAGGAGCCAGGCCAGCGGCGCGACCAGTACCAGCGCCAGCAGCGTCGCGAGCGCGGCGTAGGCGGCGTCGACCCCGTCCTCGGGGAGGAAGTCGCTCGCCGGCCCGACGCGCTCGCGGACGCTCATCTACAGGACACCCGCCTCCCGCATCAGCTCCAGCGTCGGCTGGAGGTTCGCCAGTTCCGCCAGGTCGATCTCCGGCGGGTTCAGCTCGTCGACCGTCGGCAGGCCGCCGACCGGCTGGACGCCCGGGATCATCGGGTAAGCGAAACTCACCGTGGCGAAAAACTCCTGGGCCTCCGCCGAGAGGAGGTGTTGCACGAAGTCCGCGACCAGATCGGCTTTCTCGGTGCCCTGGACCGCGAGCGCACCGGCGACGTTGACCAGCGCGCCGGCGTCGCCGCTGGTGAACGCCAGGTCGATCGGCGCCTCGGGCCGCTGGTTCAGCACGCGCATCGCGTAGTAGTGATTCGCGAAGCCGGCCGACAGCGTCCCGTCGGCGACCTGCTGGGAGACGACGTACTCGTTGCCGCGGCGGACGATCCCGGCCTCTTGCATCGATTCGAGCCACTGCTGGGTTGCGTCGGCCCCGCGCTGGAGGCGCATGGCGGTGACGAAGGACTTGAACGCGCCGTAGGTCGGCGCCCACCCCATCGCGTCCTGGAACGCGTCGGTTCCGGGGAAGTCGGCGACCTTGTCGGGGATGTCGCTCTCGCTGAGTTCGTCGGTGTTGTACGGGACCGACCGCGCGCGGCCGGCGACGCCGACCCACGCGTTGTCGTCGCCGCGGAAGTCCGACGGGACCGACTCGACCGCCTCGTCGGGCATCGGCTCGTAGGCGTCGTTGTTCGCGACGTAGCCGAGCGAACTCGCGTCGATCGACCAGAACACGTCGGCCTGGGCCGCGCCGGCCTCGACCTCGTCGACGATGGTCTGGGCGAGCGACGCCGACCCCGCGTCCGAGGAGAACACCGTGAACTCCGGGTAGATCTCTTGGAGCATCTCGACGAACTGGTAGTAGATCCCGCCCTCGCCCCCGCCGATGTAGAGGTTGAGGTCGCCCGACAGATCGGGCAGGTCCTGGATCGACGTGCCCTCCGGCGCCGGTCGTCCCGACGCGAGCGTTCCCGACCCGCGGAACTCGGTGAGTGAGGGGATCTCTGCGTTCGACCCGCCGTCGCCACCGTCTCCGCCGGAGTCGGTGGCCGTCCCCGAACCGGGCGCGAGCCCGCACCCGGCCAGTCCCACCGCCGACCCCGCGGCGAGTGTCTTGACGAACCGACGCCGCCCGAATCCTGTGTTGTCGCTCATGTGGTTTAGGCCTACCTAAAGAAATAAAAAGTTCCCGGTATCGTCGCGCTCAGTCGTCGGTGGCGACGGGTGTCGCGGCCGGGGTCGACCCCTCGATCCCGTCGATCTCGTCGAGACATGCGAGCCAGTCGCGCATGTGCTCGCCGACGAAGTTGAGGAACTCGCCGTTCTCGTAGTCGAACTCGCCTTCGGCGAGTTCGTCGGCGATCGCGGCGAAGACGCCGGCGTAGGTGTCGGCGTCGCCGCCGACTCGGTCCGCGACCTCCCAGACGTGTTCGTTGAGTTCGAGGCCCGGGACCTCGTTGTTGAGGTCGCCGAACGTCGAGCGGGGGGCCTTGTTGTGCTCACAGAGGGGGGCGCCGTTGTAGATCCGCGTGCCGAGCACGTCGCAGGCGCGCTTGAGGAACACGCCGCTCCAGATGTCGTCGAACCGGCCCACGTCCCACGGGTTGTCGTCCATCGGCAGCTGGTAGAAGGCGGGGATCACTTCCCGTCGGAAGGCGAGGTTCATCGAGCAGACGGTGAGATAGTGCTCGCGCGCGGCGACGAAGTCCTCCCCGTAGTCGTCGGCGTCGAGGCGAGTCTGGGCCTGACCCTGCAGGTCGCCGTCCATCAGGATACGGACAGCGTCGAGGTCGGGCACGTTCGTCCACAGGCCCTGGGAGGCGACCACGTCCGAGACCTCGGTCGTCTCCGTGTCGACGGTCTCGTCCATCGCGCTGTAAGGGTACCCCCGCGGGTACAACTCGTGATCCTCGACGTTGTCGTAGAGGACGTTCACCCACTGCTCGTCGGAGGACACTTCGGTGATCTCCCCCTCGTAGGCCAGATTCTCCAGGTGGCGACCGAAGAAGTCCTCGTCCTCGTGGGGGAGGGTGTCGTCGTCGA
This DNA window, taken from Halosimplex litoreum, encodes the following:
- a CDS encoding ABC transporter permease; translation: MSVRERVGPASDFLPEDGVDAAYAALATLLALVLVAPLAWLLVDAAGLGGEALDFLVASETLAVLVRSVALVAVVTVGGVAIGVPLAVLTVQASIPFRRFWTVLIALPLAVPSYLGAFAAISAFGPSGPLSEALGVPLPALEGFVGAAVVLTLYTYPYIFLTTRASLLSLDASLVEAARTLNCGRLAAFRRVTLPQILPGIAAGALLVALYTLADFGTPNFMNLEVYTQFIYSRHRAGMGGYAALLSLQLLAVTGVILAAESAIGADDSGAYASRGNRGAAELDLGAWRYPAMALPALVAAAALALPIGIFGFWLLRGGPGYELAQLTFSWSYGWNSVKVSLLAAVASILVALPIALRSATADSKLSSVTARIPYVGYATPGIVLAIALIAFTLEAAPPLYELGRDTVALVVFAYVVRFMPQAIGSIRTSTMQVDDRLVEAARTLGRSRFGAFRAVTFPLILPGIVTGAALVFLTSMKELPATLLLRPFGFDTLVTFIWRAEETGLYGQAAIPAFVLVVVSGLSMAVLLTQEDN
- a CDS encoding extracellular solute-binding protein gives rise to the protein MSDNTGFGRRRFVKTLAAGSAVGLAGCGLAPGSGTATDSGGDGGDGGSNAEIPSLTEFRGSGTLASGRPAPEGTSIQDLPDLSGDLNLYIGGGEGGIYYQFVEMLQEIYPEFTVFSSDAGSASLAQTIVDEVEAGAAQADVFWSIDASSLGYVANNDAYEPMPDEAVESVPSDFRGDDNAWVGVAGRARSVPYNTDELSESDIPDKVADFPGTDAFQDAMGWAPTYGAFKSFVTAMRLQRGADATQQWLESMQEAGIVRRGNEYVVSQQVADGTLSAGFANHYYAMRVLNQRPEAPIDLAFTSGDAGALVNVAGALAVQGTEKADLVADFVQHLLSAEAQEFFATVSFAYPMIPGVQPVGGLPTVDELNPPEIDLAELANLQPTLELMREAGVL
- a CDS encoding alpha-1 4-glucan-protein synthase, which encodes MSGDICVVVPTIREYECVRAYAENARANGFDLDRLQFVLVTEDFCDTDEMRAMLDEEGLSGEVFDGSGREQWYRDHGVADYEHVVPAASHAETSFGLLYMWAGEYDIGFFIDDDTLPHEDEDFFGRHLENLAYEGEITEVSSDEQWVNVLYDNVEDHELYPRGYPYSAMDETVDTETTEVSDVVASQGLWTNVPDLDAVRILMDGDLQGQAQTRLDADDYGEDFVAAREHYLTVCSMNLAFRREVIPAFYQLPMDDNPWDVGRFDDIWSGVFLKRACDVLGTRIYNGAPLCEHNKAPRSTFGDLNNEVPGLELNEHVWEVADRVGGDADTYAGVFAAIADELAEGEFDYENGEFLNFVGEHMRDWLACLDEIDGIEGSTPAATPVATDD